GGGCCGATCCGCCGTTGTTGTTGGTGGGTACCGGTGTCGGTGTCTACCACTCCCAAGACGGCGGTGCCACCTGGACCAAGGACGGCGCCGACCTGCCCAACGTCAATATCGGTGATCTGCAGCTGGACATCACCCGCGACCGCCTGGTGGCGGGGACCTACGGCCGCGGCGCCTGGGCTGGTGAGGTGACCGGGCTGGTGGGGCGCACCGCGATCTTCAACGGTGGATTCGAGAGCGGTGACTTTACGGGTTGGAGCACCGTGGTGACGCCGTGACGCTCAGAGCTTTGGGCGCCGTCGGGCTGAGCTGGGTGCTCGCCTTCGGCTGCGCTGCCCCCTCCGAGGCGCCGGTCCCGGAGACGGCAGAGGCGCCGCGCTTGCAGATGGAGCGCCAGCTGTCGAGCCGCAGTATCGGTCCCGACGGAGAGCCCTGCGCCGATGGTGATACCGCCTGTGCCAGCGCCCGGCTGGTTTATCCGGAGGTGGTTCGGGCCCCGCGGCCGGAGCTTGCGGCGACCATCAACCGCAAGATCCGCGAGCTCCTGCTCACCGCCGCCCCCAGCGACACCGATCCCGCTACGCCGGAGCAGTTGATCGAGGAGTTTCTGGCCGAGTATCAGGAGATCCAACGCCAGTTTCCGGATTCGGCTATGGGTTGGGGGGACGACCGCGAGGTGGAAGTGATCTTCCAGAGCGGTCATCTGCTCAGCCTCCGGGCCACCGTCTACACTTATGCCGGCGGCGCTCATCCCAACACCGCGGTGGCCGTGGCCACCCTCGAGCTCACGGACGGTGAGCAGCTGACGCGGGAGAAGATCCTGCTCCCGGGCGCCGAGCCGCGATTGGTGGCGCTGGCGGAGCGGCGGTTTCGGGAGGCTCGGGGGCTGACCCCGGACGAGAGCTTGGCGGACGCCGGCTTCGTCTTCTCCGACAGCGGCGAATTCGCCCTCAACGAGAACTTCGCGATAGTCGACGGCGGCATCGTATTCCACTACGATCCCTACGAGATCGCTCCCTACGCCCTCGGCCCGACGGAGCTTCTCCTGGGTTGGGAGGAGCTGCGCGGTATCGTTCAGCCGAGCTTGGCGCCGCGGCCGGGAGCTCGCCGAAAAACCTAGAACGTTCCACCTGGAGATTCCGTGACCATGTCCGACACCAGCCACAAATCCTCTGATTCCCCGCTTCCCGCACCCCTGGTCAAATTCCTCGCCGTCTATGACGACGACGGTGGACAGCTGCGGATGCACTACCTCCTGGTGGTGGTGCTCATGCTCTTCCTGATCGGGGTGGCGGTGGTGATGAACTCCTGATCTCCCATCCCGAGGTGTCCATCTCGCCGCCCAGGAGCGGGGGTGGCCTCGACCTGACGGTGCTGCCGGCACCGCTCTCGGTCTGTCGGCAGCCGCCGGAGGCTTCGTGGCCCGAAGCCGGCGGAGGATTCTTCGCTGCGGTACGCACCGCCGCCGAGCTGTCGGTGGTCTGCGAGGTGGGGCAGGAGCCGCCGGGAGCCCGCTGCGAAGGACCGTGGCGGGCTTTGGAAGTGGCTGGCCCTCTAGACTTCGCCCTCACCGGCGTGCTGGCGGCGCTGGCGGCACCGCTGGCCGCGGCGGAGATTCCCATCTTCGCCCTCTCCACCTTCGACACGGACTATCTGCTGGTGGCAGCTCCACGGCTGCCGGCGGCGGTGGAGGTGCTACGGAGGGCGGGTTTCCGGGTGCGGAGCCCTGAGCTGCGGAGGCATCCGGCGCGGGGGGCGGAGACCGACATGCCGGCGGGGGAGACCGACACCTCCGGCGACACCCGCTGACAGGGGCCGAGGGCCCGGCGGAGGGCTCTGGGCGCCGCTAACGGCCTCCGAAGGGAGGCGAATGCTGGCATGCGAGTTGCTCCTTCTAGGGAGTACTCAGTCTCCACACCAGAATCCGACGGAGGTACATCATGAGTCATTTCAAGGTCTCCACGAGCTCCACCGCGGTCGCGGAACCAACCACCGCCGACGAGGTCATCTACGCCGAGGTCGTGGTCTTCGACACCACTCCTCCCCAAACCGCTTTCATGCAGCTGAACCAGCCGGCGAATATTCGTGCCTTCGCCGGCTTCGAAGCAACTTTCGGACTCAGCTACGAGATCAATCTGGAGATGATGCAAGGGTATCGGTTCATGGATCCGCCGTTGCTCTGGCAGCAGCCGGACGGTACCTACGGCACCAAGACACCGCCGGGCTTCACCGTCTTTTTCGCGCCGAGCGAGCCCACCAAGCTCTCCATCGTGGACGATTTCCAGAACGAGGAGCAGGGCGGAGTGTTCATCTTCCGCATGCTGGTAGTGGATGCCAACGATCAACAGCAGACCCTCGACCCGACCATCGTCAACCGCCCCATCGTCAACGGCAGCATCAAGGCCTCCCGGGGCTGAGGCTTCAGGGCGGTGAGGCTGCCTCCAGCACCGGCCGTAGTTCCGGGTCCTGACGCAGCTGATCGAACCAGGGGAAGGCGAACCAGCGGGCTCCGTAGCCCAGCTCCAAGGCCCGCTGGGCGCTGACCACGGCGGAGGAGAAGTCCCCCGCCAGGCTGTAGACCACCGCCGCTTCATAGGCTACCTGGGAGTCCCGGGGAGCTAGCTGCAGAGCCTGCTGCACCGCCGCCACTGCCGGCCGCTGCTGGTCCAGATGGGCGAGGGCTTGAGCCTTGACGGTGAGGAAGGCGGCGGAGCCGCTGTCCACATCCCCTTCCACCAGTTCCACCACTTGCCGATAGAGAGCCCGAGCCTCCTCTTCCTCGCCGAGGAGGCTGCGGGCGTCGGCGTAGTTGAGCACCACCTGGGGGTTGCTCGGCTGCTCCTCATAAACCCGCCGAAAGGCGTCCGCGGCGCGGCCGTAATCCTCCGCCAAGAGGTAGGCGAGCCCGAGATTGGAGAGCTCGGCGATGCCCTGATTCTCCTCCGCCAAGGTTTGGTAGAGCTCGGCGGCCCGGGCCGGATCTCCGTCCACCAGCTCCAGCAGCGCCAGCTGCGAACGGCCTTGGACACTGTCCGGGCTGCGGGCCAATAGCAGCTGCAGCGAGCCCCGGGCGTCTTCGATCTTGCCCTGGCGATATTCCATGGCCGCCAGGTTGGAAAGGGCCGATACCGAGGGCCGCCGCTGGACCGCGGTGCGTAGCTCCTTCAGGGCTTCGTCGGGGCGGCCCTGGACCTCCAGCAACATGGCCTGGCGGACGCTGACGGTGACGTCGCCGGGGGCCAGCCGGCGCAGCTCGTCCAGCTCTTGATCCGCCTGCTCGGTATCGCCCACGGTGAGCTCGACGGTGAAGGCCAGGGCGGGAATGCGGGGGTCCGAGGGGGCCAGCTCCTGGGCCTGGTTCAGCAGCCGGCGGGCTCGCTCCACCAGCTGGCGGTCGCGGGAGGCGTGAAAAGCCCGGCGGGCGACGTCCGCCTCCAAGAGGTAGGCCTCGAGGAAGCGGGGCTGGCGTTGGCGCAGGTCCCGCAGCTGGGCGAGGAGCTGATCCGGGGGTTCGTTCTCCCGCTCCGCCCGCCGGTGGAGCTCGAGGAAGATGCGCAGCTCCTCGTCACCGGCGGCGAGCTGGGGTGCGTCCCGACGCTGGCGGTAGCGGTCGAAGGCCTGGCGGGTGTAGGTTTCCACCGCCGCGGCGAGCAGCCGCAGCTCCTCCCGCGGCACCTCGAAGCTGTCGGCCCAGGTCAGGGCGCCATCGGCGCCGACGCGGTGCAGGGAGATGCGGCAGCTCTGGGCCCGGCATTCCAGCTCCGAGGTGAGGAGAGTCGAAGCCCCCACCTGGCGAGCGATCTCCGCCAAGCTGTCGCCGGTGGCGGCATCCACTTCCTCCGGCGGTTTGACCACCACCCGGTCGAGGGAGATGAGGGTGCGCAGGGCGGCGAAGCGGACGGCATCCTGGAGCACCTCCCGCTCGCCCTCCGGCAGACCATCCTGCTGATTGACGGAGGGCTCCGGCACCGCTGCGTAGAGCAGCTCCGGCTGGCGCTGGCTGGCGAGGAAGGTGCCGGTGGCCACCGCCGCCACCAGCAACACCGCGACCAGCGGCAGAAGGCGCTTCCATCGCGATCTCGGGCCCGCTGAGCTCTCTTGCGAGACGCTGCCCGACGGCAGACTGTGGGAGGGGAGTTGTCGGCGCCCTTGGGGAGCCCCGCCGGCCTCGCCCGAGGCGGCTGGCGGCGGTGCCCCACCGTGGGTAGGGGGCGCACCGTCGAGCAGGGTTTCGCCGGCGGAGGAGCTCTGGCCGGTGGAGAAGGTGAGAGTGGCGGGGCCGGTGGCGGTGGCTTCGGAGCCGGTGGCGGCGATGATCTCGTCCAGGGCCTGGACCACCTCGTGGGCGCTCTGGGGGCGTAGCTCCGGCTCCTTCTGCAAGAGATGCTGGATCAGGCCGGAGAGCTCGGCGGGAACCTCCGGTGCCTGCTGCTGAACCGGCGGTGGGTCGTAGGTCAGGACCTTGCCCAAAGTGGCGAGCTTGGAGTCGTCGGCGAAGGGGGAGACTCCGGCGAAGGCTTCGTAGAGCAGCACCCCCAGGGCGAAGAGATCGCAGCGGTGGTCCACCGCCCCGCCCCGGGCCTGTTCCGGAGCCATCATGCGCGGTGTCCCCACCACGTGGCGGGTGGCGGTGAGCTGCTCTTCGTCGGGCTCCGGCAAGGCTCTCTTGGCGATACCGAAGTCGCTGATCTTGGGCTTGCGCTGGGCGGTGAGGAGGATGTTGTCGGACTTCAAATCGCGGTGGATGACGCCGCGGTCGTGAGCTTCTGCCAGCCCTTCGGCGAGATCCCGGGCGATGAGCAGCAGCTTGCGGAGGGGCAGTTTCTCGTCCCGCAAGAGCTGGCGCAGGCTGGGCCCCTCGACATACTCCATGACGATGTAGTCGATGGTCTCGCCGCTGTCGTCTTCGAGGCTCAGAACGTCGTGAATCTGAACGATGGCGGGGTGTCCGAGGCTGGCGGCGAGCTGAGCTTCCCGCCACAGGCGCTGGCGATTCTTCTGCACTTCCGGCGTGTTGTCCCCGGCGGTTCTCTCCGGCAGGATGCGCTTGATGGCCACCTGCCGGCCCAGGCGCTCGTCCAGGGCGAGATAAACCACCCCCATGCCACCGGTGCCGAGGCGGCGGAGGATTCGATAGGGGCCTAGGGTGGAGCGTTCGTCGGTCACCGCCGTAAGACTAGCAGCCCGGAGTATGGAGGCGCGCCGGAGAGAAGGCGTCGAGGGTCTTGTCCGGCTCCGTGCCGGCGACCAGATCGCCAATCCGCTGAGCGGTCCAGGGGGCTAGCAGGATCCCGTGGCGGTAGTGGCCGGTGGCCAGCAGAACGCGCTGGAAGGGTGGAGCCAGGGAGCCCAGCAGCGGCAGGCGATCCGGGGTGCCGGGGCGCAGGCCGGCCCATCGAGCGGCGGGGGCTTGGCCGGCGAGGCTGGGGAAGAGACGGGCCACCATGGTCAGCAGGGCGCGCTGTCCCGCCGGTGAGGTGTCGGTGTCGAAGCCCACCGCTTCCTCCGTGGCTCCCACCAGCAGCGAGCTCCGGCCCCGGCGCACGGCGTACGCGGACGGCGTGCGGACGACGCCGCTCCAGGGCCAGTCAACGCCTTCGAGGCGGATCATCTCCCCCTTGACCGGGCGCACCGGCAGCGCCGGCAGCCCCGGGATGCGGCCGCTCCAGGCACCGGCGGCGACCACCAGCCAAGGAGCGCTCCGCTGCCAGCCATCGCCGACGACGCGCACTCCGCTCTCCGTGGCCTCGACCCCCAGGACCCGGTGGCCCAGCAGCATCTCCACCCCCAGGTCGCGGACGCTGCGCTCCAGGGCTCGGCAGGCCTGGCGGTTGTCGACCCTCTGCTCGCCGGGGAGGAGCAGGGCGCGGTGTGCCGGAGCTTTCAAATCCGGCACCCGTCGGAGGAGGTCCGCCGCCGGCACTTCCAGCACCGGCTCACCGAGGCGCCGGGCGGCGGCGGCGAGGAATTCCAGATGCGCTTCCTGGGCGGCGTCCAGGGCCACCATCAGGGTGCCGGAGGCGTCGTGCTCCACCGCCAACCGTGTCTCCGCCTCGAGCTCCGCCACCAGCTGCGGCCAGAGATCCCGGGAGGCGCGGGCGGCGGCGGAGAGGGGGCCCGCCTCCGGTGCCTCCACCAGTGGGGCGAGCATACCCGCGGCGGCCCAGGAGGCCGAGTGGGAGCCCTTCAGCGTGGGGTCCGCCTGGGCTTCCAACAGGGTGACGGAGAGACCCTGGCGGGCCAGCTGGCGGGCGCAGGCCAGCCCCAGGATGCCGCCTCCCAGGATCAGAGCGTCGGGCTCTCGCATGGTGTTGGTCTCTATCGGGCCGGTCTTGGTGGCGCGGATCGGGGCTCAGGCCTCGGCGAAGGCCTGGTCGAAGGCTTCGAGGGTGCGGGCCACTTCCTCCTCGCCGTGGGCGGTGGAGAAGAAGAAGGCCTCGTAGGCCGAGGGCGGCAGATGCACGCCGCGCTTCAGCAGGCCGTGGAAGAGCCGCTTGAACAGCTCCTGGTCGGTGGCGTCCACGGCGTCCTGGTCGTGGACTTCGTCCTCGCTGAGGAAGAAGCCCAGCATGCCGCCCCGGCGGAGCACCCGACAGGGAACCCCCCGCCGCCGGGCCACCTCCCGCAATCCTTCCTCCAGGGCGGTGCCGGTGGCCTCCAACCGCGGGAAGACTCCTTCGGCGGGATCGGTGATCACCCGCAGGGCGGCGATGCCGGCGGCCACCGCCAGGGGATTGCCGCTCAGGGTACCGGCCTGGTAGACCGGGCCGGAGGGGGAGATCTGGCTCATCAGGTCCCGCCGGCCGCCGTAGGCCGCGATGGGCAGGCCGCCGCCGATGACCTTGCCCAGGGTGGTCAAGTCCGGCACGACGCCGTAGAGCTCCTGGGCGCCGCCGGGGGCGACACGGAAGCCGGTCATCACCTCGTCGAAGATGAGCACCGCACCGGCGTCGGTGCACACTCGGCGCAGGCCCTCGAGATAGCCCGGCCGCGGCAGGATCATGCCCATATTGCCGGCGATGGGCTCGACGATGACCGCGGCGATTTCGGCCCCCTGGAGGCGGAAGAGCTCTTCTACCGCCGCCAGGTCGTTGTACGGCGCCACCAGGGTGTCGGCGGTGACCGCCGGCGGCACTCCCGGTGACGACGGGACGCCGAAGGTCTTGGCGCCGGAGCCCGCCGCCACCAGGTAGGGATCGGCGTGGCCGTGGTAGCAGCCGGCGAATTTGACCACCTTGGCCCGGCCGGTGGCGGCGCGGGCCAGGCGTAGGGCGGACATGGTGGCTTCGGTGCCGGAGTTCACCAGCCGCACCATCTCCAGGGACGGCATGGCGCCGATGAGCAGCTCCGCCAACTCGATCTCTTCCACCGTCGGCGCGCCGAAGGTGGTGCCGCGCTCCAGGGCCCGGGCCAGGGCCTCGGTGATGGCCGGGTGGCGATGGCCCAGCAGGTGGGGACCGTAGCCGCAGATGTAGTCGATGTAGCGCCGGCCGTCGAGGTCTTCCAGATAAGCGCCGTCGGCGGCGCGGACGAAGACCGGCTCACCGCCGACGCTGCGGAAGGCGCGCACCGGCGAGCTGACGCCGCCGGGCATCACCGCCTCGGCGCGGGCGAGGACGGTACCCATCGTAGAGGTAGAGGTCGAAGAGGTGGTGGAGTCGCTCATGGTTCCCATCCCTGGTCGAGAAGGCGCACTGCTTCGCAGGCACCGTAGGTGATGATCAGATCGGCGCCGGCGCGGCGGATGGCGAGGAGGGATTCCATCAGCACCCGGTCGCCATCGATCCAGCCGCGCTCCGCCGCCGCCTTGACCATGGCGTACTCGCCGCTCACGTGGTAGGCCGCCAGCGGATGCGCAAAGCGTTGCCGCAGATCCGACAGCACGTCGAGATAGGGCAGCGCCGGCTTGACCATCAGCATATCGGCTCCCTCCTCGACGTCCAGCGCCACCTCCCGCCAGGCCTCCCGGCGGTTGGCGGGATCCATCTGATAGCCGCGACGATCGCCGAAGGACGGCGCCGATTCCGCCGCTTCGCGGAATGGGCCGTAGAAGGCGCTGGCGTATTTGGCGGCGTAGGAGAGGATGGGGATCTCCTCGTGACCGGCCTCGTCCAGCGCCCGGCGGATGGCGCCGACGCGGCCGTCCATCATGTCCGAAGGGGCGATGACATCGGCCCCAGCGTCTGCCAGGGAAACCGCCTGGCGAGCCAGGTTGACCAGGGTGGCGTCGTTGTCCACGGCGTGATCCCGCAGCACCCCGCAATGGCCGTGGTCGGTGTATTCACAGAAACATAGGTCGACGATGCGCACCATCTCCGGTACGCGGCGGGTCAGGGCTTCCACGGCTCGCTGGACGATGCCGTCGGCGGCCCAGGAGGCGGACCCCTCGGCGTCTTTGGTCTCCGGGATGCCAAAGAGCAGCACCGCCGGCACTCCCAGGTCGAAGGCTTCGCGGGCCGTCGCCACCAGCCGGTCGACGCTGTGCTGGAAGACTCCGGGCATGGAGCCCACCGGCTTCTCGACACCGGTGCCGGGAACCGCGAAAAGGGGCAAGATCAGATCGTTGGCGGAAAGGCGGGTCTCGCGCACCATGCGCCGCAGGGTCGGAGTCCGCCGCAGCCGTCTCAGGCGTTGGGTAGGGAAACTCATGGGATGGGTTTTACCACAGCTGGAACTCTCTTGACCCCTACCGAGGAGTTTGACAACCTGGAGTCCCGCCGCGCTGCGGCATAACCGATTCCCGGAGACTCTCGCCTCATGAACGTGCTCGATCAACTCGCCCGGCGTAGCTTCGTCGTCGTCACCGGCAAGGGTGGCGTCGGCAAGAGCGTGCTGGCTACCGCTTTGGGTATGGCCTTGGCCGCCCGCGGTGGCCGGGTCCTGGTGCTCGAAGTGGATCCTCGGGAGAGCGTCCACCAGCTGCTCGACCTGCCGCCCTCCGGCGGCGAGGTGATGGCGGTGGAAGGGGACTTCTCCGGCTCCCTGTCGGTGCAGAACCTCAAGCCCCGGCAGGCGCTGGACGAGCTGGTGCGGGAGCAGATCGGCACCGGCATGATCGCCCGCCGGGTGCTCTCCAGTGAGACCTACGAGCAGCTCGCCGCCGGCGCGCCGGGGCTCAAGGAGCTGGCGATCCTGGACTATGCCGAGCGCCGCAGCCGGGAGGCCGTGGAGGATGGCGCCGGCTCCGCGGCGACGGGGCCCTTCGACACCGTGGTGCTGGACGCCCCCGCCACCGGTCACGGCGTGTCGCTGCTGGCGGCGCCGTCGCTGGTCTCGGAAGTGGTGCAGCAAGGGCCGGTGGGGCGCAAGGCCACCGAGCTGGCGGACTTCGTCGGCGATCCTGAGCGCCTGGCGCTGGTGATCCTCACCCTGGCGGAGGAGATGCCGGTGCAGGAGGCCCTGGAGCTGCGCCGGGAGTTCCGTGATCGTCTCGACCGGGAACCGGAGCTGTTGGTGATCAACGGCCTCTACCCGCCGCTGTCGGAGAACGCCGCCGCCGAGGCCACCGGCGCCGACCCGGAGCCGGCCCTGGCGGCCTGGTATCGCCGCCGGCGGATCAACGACCGGGAGCTGGAGCGGCTGGCGGAGCGCTGGCAGGGCCCCCGGGTCCAACTACCACTGCTGGCGGTGGACCGTGGCCCGGAGCTGGTGAGCGCTCTGCGCCAGCGCTTGGAAGCCGAGGCGGACGCCGCCGCGGCGGAGGAGGGATGATGATCGGCGAGCATCCTTTGATCGTGGTGGTGGGCTCCGGCGGCGTCGGCAAGACGACCCTGGCGGCCTCCCTCGGTTTGTACTCGGCCCGCCGGGGCCTCGACACCCTGGTGATGACCTTCGATCCCTCCCTGCGCCTCAAGGACGCCCTGGGCGTGGGAGAGGAAGCCCGGGAGCGGGAGATGCCGGTGCCGCTGGGACCCAACGAATCCGGTCAGGCCCCGGGACGCCTCGACGCCAGCCTGCTGGACGCCCGCCGTACCTTCGATCAGCTCATCGAGCGCTACGCCCCCGATGATGAAGCCCGCCAGCGGATTCTCGACAACCGCTTCTACCAGCATCTCTCGGGCTCGCTGGCGGGGATCCTGGAGTACATGGCGGTGGAACGCCTGTTCGAAGTCGCCGAGGAAGGGCGCTACCGCCAGGTGATCCTCGACACGCCGCCCACCCGCCAGGCCCTGGACTTCCTCGAAGCGCCCCAGCGCATCGTCGACTTCCTCGACAGCTCGGCGCTGCGGGTGGCCCTGCGGGAATGGTTCGACGACGGTGGCAAGCTCAAGGCCACCAGCCGCCTGGGGGGCCTGGGGCGGAAGGTGGAGGGCTATCTGGATCGGGTCATCGGCATCGATTTCCTGCGCGAGGTCTCCGAGTTCTTCCGCGCCTTCGGGCCTCTCTACGACGGCTTCCGGCGCCGTGCGCAGCAGGTTCAGGAGCTCCTGCGGGCCCCCACCACCCGCTTCTTGCTGGTCAGCGGTCCGGGCCAGGAGCGCATCCCCGACACCCTCTTCTTCGCGCGCAAGCTGGAGGAGGCGGGGCTGCACCTGGGGGCGGTGGCGGTGAATCGGGTGCATCCGCGTTTCGCGCCGGTGGGGGAAGAACGGGCGGTTGCAGGCGCAGCCTCCGACGGGGCTGCTGCCGAATCGGATGGTCGCCGCATCCTTCGCTGGCTGGGGGACCGGGACCACGCCGGGCTCGAAGAGCTGCAGCGGCTGCTGGGGGAGCAGACCCTGGTGGAGGTGCCGATGATGGCCGAGGAGCCTACGGATCTGGGCTCCCTGGAGACCTTGGGCACGGCGGTGGCGCCGAAGCTGGCGAGCAGGGGCCTGGCGATGGGGGAGTAGGGAGGAGCTCTTTGCCGCAGTGCGGAAAGAATCTTGACCTTTTTGCCGCGCCGCGGTAATATTTTCTCGTCGACAACCGCTGGCCGACGCAAGCGGTAGGCCACGAACAAGGCGCGGGATCTTTCCCCGCCGGCAGGAGGAACACCGAATGATTCGGGTGATCAAACGCTACGAAAGCCGCAAGCTTTACGATACGGAAGAAAGCCGCTATGTCTCTTTGGAGGACATCGCTTCCTGGGTGCGAGAAGGTCAGGAAGTTCGGGTGGTGGACAACGCCACCTCCTCCGACGTGACCGCCCAGACCCTGACCCAGATCATCCTCGAGGAGGGCCGCCGGGGCACCGCATTCTTGCCCAGCGAGCTGCTCCACGATCTGGTGCGGGTGGGAGAGAAAGCGTTCTCCAACAGCGTCGAGCAGGTCCAGCACGGCGTCGATCGGCTGGTCAAGGCCGGTGTCGACCGCCTCGGGCCCGTACGCCGGGCGCGGGAGGAGATGGACAATCTGCGCAGCCGGTTGGAGAACCTGGAGTCCACCCTCAACGAGCTGGAAGGACAGGCTGCCGAGGAGGAACCCCCGGCGCCCCGCAAAACCGCTTCTCAGAAGACCGCTCGCAAGAAGGCTTCCGGTTGATAGCTGGTAGGCCGACGAGCTAGGAGGACGATGATGGACACCAAGAGCACTTTACGCGACGCCAACGCCCGGCTCGGCAAGCTGGGGGACGAAATGGCCCATGCCGGCCGCAGCGCCTGGCTCGCGGGCATCGGCATGGTCGCCGAAGCCGAGCGCCAGGGGCGGGACACCTTCGAGACCCTAGTACGCCGCGGCGAGACCTACGAGGCCCGCCGGCGGGAAGATCTCAAGGAGCGCCTGCAGCGGGCCACCGGCCGCGCGCGTCGGGTCCGCCAATGGCTGACCGGCACTTTGGAAGAGACCGTCGAGGGCGCTGCCCGCACCACCGGTCAGACCCTGGAGCGTCTGGGAGTCCCCACTCACGACGATATCGCCACCCTCAACCGCCGCATCGAGCGCCTGCACCGCGAGGTGGAGTCGCTGCACCAGAGCTGAATTCACCAACGATCAATCTCTAGGAAGGACGCCATGGGTAAGAAGAAGTCGAAGAAGAAGGCGAAGAAGGCTCAGGAAGACCTCCTGCAGACCGCCAACAACATCTGGTTGGCTGGTCTCGGTGCTCTGGCGGCGGCGGAAGAGGAAGGCGAAAAGGTCTTCCGCAAGCTGGTAGCCCGGGGAGAGAAGTTGGAGGCTCAGGGACGGGAGCGAGTCGAGCAGGCCCGGGACGAAGTCCAGGGGCAGGTCGACCGGGCGAAGGATCGGGTGGAAGGCGCCCGGGGCCGCCTGGAGGATTCTCTGGCGGATCTCACCTCCGGCGTCGACAGCCGGGTCAAGGGCGCCATGAAGCGCCTCAACGTCCCCACCCGGGACGAGATCCAGACTCTCAGTCAGCGGGTGGCGGACCTCACCGCCAAGGTCGAGGAGCTGAAAAAGGCCGGCGCCGCCCCGGCTGCCGCCAAGAAGACCCCTGCCCGAAGCACTGCGGCGAAGAAGGCACCCGCCAAGCCGCGGACTCGGCGCGCTGCTACCAAGACCACCGCGACCAAGAAGG
This window of the Acidobacteriota bacterium genome carries:
- a CDS encoding ArsA-related P-loop ATPase, which translates into the protein MNVLDQLARRSFVVVTGKGGVGKSVLATALGMALAARGGRVLVLEVDPRESVHQLLDLPPSGGEVMAVEGDFSGSLSVQNLKPRQALDELVREQIGTGMIARRVLSSETYEQLAAGAPGLKELAILDYAERRSREAVEDGAGSAATGPFDTVVLDAPATGHGVSLLAAPSLVSEVVQQGPVGRKATELADFVGDPERLALVILTLAEEMPVQEALELRREFRDRLDREPELLVINGLYPPLSENAAAEATGADPEPALAAWYRRRRINDRELERLAERWQGPRVQLPLLAVDRGPELVSALRQRLEAEADAAAAEEG
- a CDS encoding DUF3298 and DUF4163 domain-containing protein, producing MTLRALGAVGLSWVLAFGCAAPSEAPVPETAEAPRLQMERQLSSRSIGPDGEPCADGDTACASARLVYPEVVRAPRPELAATINRKIRELLLTAAPSDTDPATPEQLIEEFLAEYQEIQRQFPDSAMGWGDDREVEVIFQSGHLLSLRATVYTYAGGAHPNTAVAVATLELTDGEQLTREKILLPGAEPRLVALAERRFREARGLTPDESLADAGFVFSDSGEFALNENFAIVDGGIVFHYDPYEIAPYALGPTELLLGWEELRGIVQPSLAPRPGARRKT
- a CDS encoding ACT domain-containing protein, which gives rise to MSISPPRSGGGLDLTVLPAPLSVCRQPPEASWPEAGGGFFAAVRTAAELSVVCEVGQEPPGARCEGPWRALEVAGPLDFALTGVLAALAAPLAAAEIPIFALSTFDTDYLLVAAPRLPAAVEVLRRAGFRVRSPELRRHPARGAETDMPAGETDTSGDTR
- the hemL gene encoding glutamate-1-semialdehyde 2,1-aminomutase, with protein sequence MSDSTTSSTSTSTMGTVLARAEAVMPGGVSSPVRAFRSVGGEPVFVRAADGAYLEDLDGRRYIDYICGYGPHLLGHRHPAITEALARALERGTTFGAPTVEEIELAELLIGAMPSLEMVRLVNSGTEATMSALRLARAATGRAKVVKFAGCYHGHADPYLVAAGSGAKTFGVPSSPGVPPAVTADTLVAPYNDLAAVEELFRLQGAEIAAVIVEPIAGNMGMILPRPGYLEGLRRVCTDAGAVLIFDEVMTGFRVAPGGAQELYGVVPDLTTLGKVIGGGLPIAAYGGRRDLMSQISPSGPVYQAGTLSGNPLAVAAGIAALRVITDPAEGVFPRLEATGTALEEGLREVARRRGVPCRVLRRGGMLGFFLSEDEVHDQDAVDATDQELFKRLFHGLLKRGVHLPPSAYEAFFFSTAHGEEEVARTLEAFDQAFAEA
- the hemB gene encoding porphobilinogen synthase; the protein is MSFPTQRLRRLRRTPTLRRMVRETRLSANDLILPLFAVPGTGVEKPVGSMPGVFQHSVDRLVATAREAFDLGVPAVLLFGIPETKDAEGSASWAADGIVQRAVEALTRRVPEMVRIVDLCFCEYTDHGHCGVLRDHAVDNDATLVNLARQAVSLADAGADVIAPSDMMDGRVGAIRRALDEAGHEEIPILSYAAKYASAFYGPFREAAESAPSFGDRRGYQMDPANRREAWREVALDVEEGADMLMVKPALPYLDVLSDLRQRFAHPLAAYHVSGEYAMVKAAAERGWIDGDRVLMESLLAIRRAGADLIITYGACEAVRLLDQGWEP
- the thiO gene encoding glycine oxidase ThiO encodes the protein MREPDALILGGGILGLACARQLARQGLSVTLLEAQADPTLKGSHSASWAAAGMLAPLVEAPEAGPLSAAARASRDLWPQLVAELEAETRLAVEHDASGTLMVALDAAQEAHLEFLAAAARRLGEPVLEVPAADLLRRVPDLKAPAHRALLLPGEQRVDNRQACRALERSVRDLGVEMLLGHRVLGVEATESGVRVVGDGWQRSAPWLVVAAGAWSGRIPGLPALPVRPVKGEMIRLEGVDWPWSGVVRTPSAYAVRRGRSSLLVGATEEAVGFDTDTSPAGQRALLTMVARLFPSLAGQAPAARWAGLRPGTPDRLPLLGSLAPPFQRVLLATGHYRHGILLAPWTAQRIGDLVAGTEPDKTLDAFSPARLHTPGC
- a CDS encoding protein kinase; protein product: MTDERSTLGPYRILRRLGTGGMGVVYLALDERLGRQVAIKRILPERTAGDNTPEVQKNRQRLWREAQLAASLGHPAIVQIHDVLSLEDDSGETIDYIVMEYVEGPSLRQLLRDEKLPLRKLLLIARDLAEGLAEAHDRGVIHRDLKSDNILLTAQRKPKISDFGIAKRALPEPDEEQLTATRHVVGTPRMMAPEQARGGAVDHRCDLFALGVLLYEAFAGVSPFADDSKLATLGKVLTYDPPPVQQQAPEVPAELSGLIQHLLQKEPELRPQSAHEVVQALDEIIAATGSEATATGPATLTFSTGQSSSAGETLLDGAPPTHGGAPPPAASGEAGGAPQGRRQLPSHSLPSGSVSQESSAGPRSRWKRLLPLVAVLLVAAVATGTFLASQRQPELLYAAVPEPSVNQQDGLPEGEREVLQDAVRFAALRTLISLDRVVVKPPEEVDAATGDSLAEIARQVGASTLLTSELECRAQSCRISLHRVGADGALTWADSFEVPREELRLLAAAVETYTRQAFDRYRQRRDAPQLAAGDEELRIFLELHRRAERENEPPDQLLAQLRDLRQRQPRFLEAYLLEADVARRAFHASRDRQLVERARRLLNQAQELAPSDPRIPALAFTVELTVGDTEQADQELDELRRLAPGDVTVSVRQAMLLEVQGRPDEALKELRTAVQRRPSVSALSNLAAMEYRQGKIEDARGSLQLLLARSPDSVQGRSQLALLELVDGDPARAAELYQTLAEENQGIAELSNLGLAYLLAEDYGRAADAFRRVYEEQPSNPQVVLNYADARSLLGEEEEARALYRQVVELVEGDVDSGSAAFLTVKAQALAHLDQQRPAVAAVQQALQLAPRDSQVAYEAAVVYSLAGDFSSAVVSAQRALELGYGARWFAFPWFDQLRQDPELRPVLEAASPP